In one Lycium barbarum isolate Lr01 chromosome 7, ASM1917538v2, whole genome shotgun sequence genomic region, the following are encoded:
- the LOC132601908 gene encoding uncharacterized protein LOC132601908: MKYKSNGEVLSPVFYALAKAYTQAEFDKLMEKIEKVDFRVKEYLEDAGREKWARLYSPVNRGWTMTSNIAECINGKLVAARELPVFDFLEEVRKMFGRWNCTNRRNGTYTFTTLGKAFQQLLSINECKSLRMTVEPSTEYVYTVNDEARRFIIDLKKKTCSCRMFQMDEIPCPHAWAVLKSKSLMPDEYCSDLFKPKTVIKTYDVPVDPLPDERVEYSQTHKR; the protein is encoded by the exons ATGAAATACAAGTCGAATGGTGAAGTATTGAGTCCTGTATTCTATGCACTTGCAAAAGCATACACACAGGCTGAGTTTGATAAGCTGATGGAGAAGATTGAGAAGGTTGATTTTCGGGTAAAAGAGTACTTGGAGGATGCTGGAAGGGAAAAGTGGGCTCGACTGTATTCACCCGTTAACAGAGGATGGACAATGACGTCAAATATAGccgaatgtattaatggaaaattggtagCAGCAAGAGAGTTGCCTGTTTTCGATTTtcttgaagaagtgaggaagatgtttgggAGATGGAATTGCACTAATAGGAGGAACGGTacatacacattcacaacacttgGGAAAGCATTCCAGCAATTATTATCAATAAACGAATGTAAATCTCTACGTATGACG GTTGAACCATCAACTGAATATGTGTATACCGTAAATGATGAGGCAAGGCGATTCATAATTGATCTTAAAAAGAAAACATGCAGTTGTCGGATGTTCCAAATGGACGAGATACCATGTCCACATGCATGGGCTGTATTGAAGAGTAAAAGTCTTATGCCTGATGAATATTGTTCAGACCTATTCAAACCAAAGACAGTGATTAAGACGTATGATGTGCCTGTGGATCCTCTGCCTGACGAGAGAGTGGAATATTCCCAAACACATAAGCGATGA
- the LOC132601909 gene encoding uncharacterized protein LOC132601909 — protein sequence MAERDTPSRNTRGSPHAYDGPSFSLGFSQQQLPIAGESAKIAAERRSKKIHDPSRMRQLPPTEISKRSKQKDDVPETKFYVRSHPEEAPSMQRHTNIEVFKDIKSKLTVPQLEIFSKTIFGKFLGMQHLEVQAQIFRCFMVRELKESTSDCFTIDINGAVLRFTMREFALMSGLNCVADEGEFTYDEEESNRIMDVYFGGTRSKVKRLEFIDCFKNKCWGDNDEDAVKFAILFFINTYIFCGEPRKTSIPRVHFEVVEDGRYVDYPWGKEAFNELIRSISKKYSATTQYYRIHGMPLAMQVWLYECCSRVPSYLAIKSGNSIPRMLNWRSIDSQPKYNILMEGIFRDGKQSSCTFANTIPTSSELESLQLLDVVVCRDTVDKNVLVDANEGTQVTDMPVDDFDDFTSTSKKQQIHTEPQTTVKKSHKDQKVAQKLILQKSASPKLNEQMNRPQNTTVLRDVLTISMKEEIQLLRKDFQVFKESVVGEFTSELSKLRTFMDDNFKKLFEAIKVNNSADKAADSEAPEHQTDAGLQLTPEENLRHDSTIQTSPPKHDDESIKGVGPKLHEEVPEIVVTAGNLRADTRKASSEEINQTDEGSFNSTEGLWCVCCRILLNTFVLDEAFHLKLMQKHYVIDTGHYYGNTDGKRLI from the exons ATGGCGGAAAGAGATACTCCAAGTAGGAATACTCGAGGTAGTCCTCATGCTTATGATGGTCCTAGTTTCTCTTTGGGATTTTCACAACAACAACTTCCAATTGCAGGAGAATCTGCTAAAATTGCTGCTGAGAGAAGAAGCAAGAAGATTCATGACCCATCAAGGATGCGTCAACTTCCTCCAACTGAAATTTCAAAACGGAGCAAGCAAAAAGATGATGTACCA GAAACTAAATTCTATGTTAGGAGTCATCCTGAAGAGGCTCCATCGATGCAACGACACACTAATATCGAGGTGTTCAAAGATATCAAGAGTAAGCTAACTGTTCCACAGTTAGAGATCTTTTCCAAGACAATATTTGGGAAATTCCTCGGAATGCAGCACCTGGAGGTTCAAGCACAGATTTTTAGGTGCTTCATGGTAAGAGAGCTCAAGGAGAGCACTTCTGATTGCTTTACAATTGATATAAATGGTGCCGTATTGAGATTTACCATGAGAGAATTTGCCCTTATGAGCGGGCTAAATTGTGTAGCCGATGAAGGTGAATTTACATACGATGAGGAAGAATCGAATAGGATTATGGATGTATATTTTGGTGGAACTAGGAGTAAAGTAAAAAGATTGGAGTTCATTGATTGCTTTAAGAATAAGTGTTGGGGAGATAATGATGAGGACGCTGTTAAGTTTGCAATTTTGTTTTTTATaaatacatacatcttttgcggtGAGCCTAGGAAAACGAGTATACCAAGGGTTCATTTTGAAGTGGTTGAGGATGGAAGGTATGTAGATTATCCATGGGGCAAAGAAGCTTTTAACGAGTTGATTAGAAGCATCAGCAAGAAGTATTCTGCCACAACACAGTATTATAGGATCCATGGGATGCCATTGGCTATGCAAGTTTGGCTTTATGAGTGTTGTTCAAGAGTTCCATCGTATCTCGCTATTAAATCCGGAAATTCCATTCCAAGAATGTTGAATTGGAGGTCCATCGATAGTCAGCCAAAATATAATATTTTGATGGAAGGCATTTTTAGAGACGGCAAACAGTCG AGCTGTACATTTGCAAATACAATCCCCACTAGCAGTGAGTTGGAGAGCCTCCAATTGCTCGATGTTGTTGTCTGTCGCGATACAGTAGACAAAAATGTCTTAGTTGATGCCAATGAAGGTACCCAAGTCACAGATATGCCAGTGGATGACTTTGATGATTTCA CTTCCACATCTAAGAAACAACAAATCCACACCGAACCACAGACAACTGTGAAGAAGAGTCACAAGGATCAAAAGGTTGCTCAAAAGCTTATTTTACAGAAGTCTGCTTCACCAAAGTTGAATGAACAAATGAATAGACCCCAAAACACCACAGTCCTACGTGATGTCCTTACTATATCCATGAAAGAGGAAATACAATTGCTAAGGAAAGATTTTCAAGTTTTCAAGGAATCA GTCGTTGGTGAGTTCACAAGTGAGTTGTCAAAGCTtcgaactttcatggatgacaacTTCAAGAAGCTATTTGAAGCAATCAAGGTGAACAATTCTGCGGACAAG GCTGCCGATAGTGAGGCGCCGGAGCATCAAACTGATGCTGGGCTACAGTTAACGCCTGAAGAAAACTTACGTCATGATTCTACCATTCAAACATCTCCTCCCAAACATGATGATGAGTCAATTAAG GGTGTTGGACCAAAGTTGCATGAGGAAGTTCCGGAAATTGTAGTGACCGCCGGAAATTTAAGAGCAGATACACGTAAAGCTTCATCTGAAGAGATTAATCAGACGGACGAAGGATCTTTCAACTCAACAGAG ggattgtggtgtgtatgttGCCGCATTTTGCTGAATACGTTTGTTCTGGATGAGGCGTTCCATCTGAAATTGATGCAGAAACACTACGTAATAGATACGGGGCATTACTATGGGAATACGGATGGCAAAAGGCTGATTTGA
- the LOC132602591 gene encoding 17.3 kDa class II heat shock protein-like, with amino-acid sequence MDIRLMGLDNPLFHTLHHMMDLAADDSDKSNNVPSRNYVRDAKAMAATPADIKEYQNSYIFIIDMPGLKSSDIKVQLEEDNVLIISGERKREEEKSEGAKYVRMERRFGKFMRKFVLPENANTNAISAVCQDGVLTVTVEKLPPPEPKKPKTIEVKIA; translated from the exons ATGGATATCAGGTTAATGGGATTAGATAATCCACTCTTTCACACTCTCCACCACATGATGGACCTTGCTGCAGAT GATTCAGACAAGTCGAATAATGTCCCATCAAGGAACTACGTGCGAGATGCTAAGGCCATGGCCGCGACACCAGCGGACATTAAGGAGTACCAAAACTCGTACATTTTTATAATAGACATGCCAGGTCTGAAGTCAAGCGACATCAAAGTACAATTAGAGGAAGACAATGTGTTGATTATTAGCGGCGAGAGAAAAAGAGAAGAGGAAAAATCAGAAGGAGCAAAATATGTGAGAATGGAAAGAAGATTTGGGAAATTTATGAGGAAATTTGTGTTGCCTGAAAATGCAAATACAAATGCAATTTCTGCTGTTTGTCAAGATGGGGTATTGACTGTGACTGTGGAGAAATTGCCTCCACCTGAACCAAAGAAGCCAAAGACAATTGAAGTTAAAATTGCTTAA
- the LOC132601907 gene encoding uncharacterized protein LOC132601907 gives MPIEIRNNMGVRVYVELKRENRGFEAYPLCVSITDNDLENFVSGESAVGDDMFQLEFNDYMYAMDVVDSNDLDASDCAKAVVLFQNNDDLIISSKEHKDVFVDQIYKDKDTLKNVMANYAIRKRFNFRIYTLVCCSTDCHWKFRASSIANSEMFRVRSFYDEHTCPLKDKVYSQRQATSWLIGASVVKPKIANHKRKYTPGDIVDDVKNEYDVNVSYMTAWRAREKAMNELRGEPTESYKKLPGYVYILDKTYPGSHVRMHKSQQNEFLYLFIALKAFIKGFECCRPIVVVDGNILPLAYGVIDSENDKSWTWFFEQFKQAYGNRDNMCVVSDRHESIIKAVSRVYPTVPHLACIWHL, from the exons ATGCCAATTGAAATACGCAACAATATGGGAGTAAGGGTGTATGTTGAGCTTAAGAGAGAAAACAGGGGATTTGAAGCATATCCGTTGTGCGTTAGCATAACTGATAATGATCTTGAGAATTTTGTGTCCGGCGAATCTGCAGTTGGAGATGATATGTTTCAACTTGAATTTAATGATTATATGTATGCTATGGACGTAGTTGATTCAAATGATTTGGATGCGTCGGATTGTGCTAAGGCTGTTGTTTTATTTCAAAACAACGATGACTTGATAATTTCAAGCAAGGAACATAAGGATGTTTTTGTTGATCAAATCTACAAAGATAAGGACACTCTGAAGAATGTTATGGCGAATTATGCAATTCGAAAAAGATTCAATTTCAGGAT TTACACTCTGGTATGCTGTTCAACTGATTGTCATTGGAAATTCAGAGCTTCAAGTATTGCGAACTCTGAAATGTTCAGAGTGAGATCTTTTTATGACGAACATACGTGTCCATTGAAGGACAAAGTGTATTCCCAAAGGCAAGCAACAAGTTGGTTGATTGGTGCGTCAGTTGTTAAGCCAAAAATAGCAAATCACAAGAGGAAATATACACCTGGTGATATAGTAGACGATGTAAAAAATGAGTATGACGTTAATGTTTCTTATATGACGGCCTGGAGGGCTAGAGAAAAGGCAATGAATGAATTAAGAGGGGAACCAACAGAATCATACAAGAAGTTACCGGGATATGTCTACATATTGGATAAAACATACCCTGGATCACATGTGAGAATgcacaaatcacaacaaaacgAGTTCTTGTATTTGTTTATAGCACTTAAAGCGTTCATAAAAGGCTTCGAAtgttgtagaccaatagttgtaGTAGATG GTAACATTCTACCATTGGCATATGGTGTGATAGATTCAGAGAACGATAAGTCTTGGACCTGGTTCTTTGAGCAGTTCAAACAAGCTTATGGGAATAGGGATAACATGTGTGTTGTATCAGATAGACATGAGAGCATCATTAAGGCGGTGAGTAGAGTGTATCCAACTGTGCCACATTTGGCGTGCATATGGCATTTATGA
- the LOC132604237 gene encoding uncharacterized protein LOC132604237 — MSVSMEEDVDSTSKIHLPADIDWEMLDKSKFFFLGAALFSGVSGALYPIVVLKTRQQVMSTQIPCLKMAVSMLRNEGYRGFYRGFGTSLTGTIPARALYMGALEMTKSNVGTVTVQLGFSEASGSAIANAAAGLAAAMAAQLVWTPVDVVSQRLMVQGSGNHGNGLKCYNGGIDAFRKIVCSDGLRGLYRGFGISILTYAPSNAVWWGSYSVAHRVIWGSVGGYFCKKDESGGYRPNGMAMVAVQGVSAAMASGISALVTMPLDTVKTRLQVLDECSGSRRGPTVLQTVRNLVKQGGFGACYRGLGPRWASMSMSATTMITTYEFLKKLSTKNQGSFG; from the coding sequence ATGAGTGTGAGTATGGAGGAAGAtgttgattcaacttcaaaaatcCATTTACCTGCAGATATAGATTGGGAAATGCTTGATAAATCCAAGTTTTTTTTCTTAGGTGCTGCACTTTTTTCTGGTGTATCAGGTGCATTATATCCAATTGTAGTGTTGAAAACTAGGCAACAAGTTATGAGTACTCAAATTCCATGTCTAAAAATGGCTGTATCAATGTTGAGAAATGAAGGTTATAGAGGATTTTATAGAGGATTTGGTACTTCACTTACTGGTACTATACCTGCTAGAGCACTTTATATGGGTGCACTTGAAATGACTAAAAGTAACGTTGGAACTGTTACAGTTCAGCTTGGGTTCTCCGAGGCATCGGGGTCCGCGATCGCCAACGCTGCTGCAGGACTTGCAGCAGCGATGGCGGCTCAATTGGTGTGGACCCCGGTCGATGTTGTGAGTCAAAGGTTAATGGTACAAGGAAGTGGAAATCATGGAAATGGATTGAAGTGTTATAATGGTGGGATTGATGCATTTAGGAAGATTGTTTGTAGTGATGGATTGAGGGGATTGTATAGAGGTTTTGGTATTTCAATACTAACTTATGCACCTTCAAATGCAGTTTGGTGGGGTTCATATTCTGTTGCTCATAGAGTGATTTGGGGTTCAGTTGGTGGCTATTTTTGCAAGAAAGATGAAAGTGGTGGTTATAGGCCAAATGGGATGGCTATGGTGGCTGTACAAGGGGTAAGTGCAGCTATGGCAAGTGGGATTTCTGCATTAGTAACAATGCCACTTGACACTGTGAAAACAAGATTGCAAGTATTAGATGAATGTAGTGGTAGTAGGAGGGGACCCACAGTTTTACAGACAGTGAGGAATTTAGTGAAGCAAGGTGGATTTGGTGCTTGTTATAGAGGATTAGGTCCAAGATGGGCATCAATGTCCATGTCTGCAACAACTATGATTACTACTTATGAGTTCCTCAAGAAACTATCCACCAAGAATCAAGGTAGCTTTGGTTGA